From the genome of Phreatobacter cathodiphilus, one region includes:
- the paoC gene encoding aldehyde oxidoreductase molybdenum-binding subunit PaoC, producing MKFSEPATHNPIDAMTVVGRPHTRVEGPLKVTGRAPYAAEHHEGLDDLAYGEIVPATIAKGRILRIDLDAARAAPGVLAVVSAGEAGELGKGKTNTVKLMGGPEIDHYHQAIAVVVAETFEEARHAARLVRVDYATDEGHFDLAEALAEAEPCTDANAAPADEEQRVGRFEEAFAAAAVTLDAQYATPDQSHAMMEPFASIASWDGDELALWTSSQMVAWGRRDLAATLKMPKEKIRFRSPYVGGGFGGKLFLRADAVMAALGAKAAGRPVKVTMPRPLIPNNTTHRPATRQRIRIGCEPNGRIVAIAHESGSGDQPDGGPEAAVSQTRLLYAGANRLTALRLAILDLPEGNSMRAPGEAPGMMALEIAVDEMAEKLGMDPVAFRIANDTQVDPEKPERPFSQRQLVRCLEDGARRFGWWRRVPQPASVREGRWLVGMGVAAAFRNHIAMKSGARVRLTRGGGVVVETDMTDIGTGSYTILAQTAAEMMGVPVGAVTVRLGDSAYPVSAGSGGQFGAANATSGVYAACVKLREAVAQALGFNSAEAVFAGGRVTSGNRSAALAEAAAGGDLSGEDRIEYGDLDETHQLSTFGAHFVEVGVDAYTGVARVRRMLAVCAAGRILNPVSARSQVIGAMTMGVGGALMEELVVDTRYGFFVNHDLAGYEVPVHADIPHQDVVFLDEADDKANPMKAKGVGELGLCGVGAAVANALYNATGVRVRDYPITMDKYLDRLPPV from the coding sequence ATGAAGTTCTCGGAGCCCGCCACCCACAATCCGATCGACGCCATGACGGTGGTGGGCCGGCCGCACACCCGCGTCGAAGGCCCCCTGAAGGTGACGGGCCGCGCGCCCTATGCCGCCGAACACCATGAGGGCCTCGACGACCTCGCCTATGGCGAGATCGTGCCCGCCACCATCGCCAAGGGCCGGATCCTGCGGATCGATCTCGACGCGGCCCGCGCCGCGCCGGGCGTGCTCGCAGTCGTATCGGCCGGCGAGGCGGGCGAGCTCGGCAAGGGGAAGACCAATACCGTCAAGCTGATGGGCGGGCCCGAGATCGACCACTACCATCAGGCGATCGCCGTGGTGGTGGCCGAGACGTTTGAAGAGGCGCGACACGCCGCCCGGCTCGTCCGGGTGGACTATGCCACCGACGAGGGGCACTTCGACCTCGCCGAGGCACTCGCCGAGGCCGAGCCCTGCACCGATGCCAACGCCGCGCCGGCCGACGAGGAGCAGCGCGTCGGCCGCTTCGAGGAGGCCTTCGCGGCTGCGGCCGTCACGCTCGACGCGCAATACGCCACGCCCGACCAGAGCCACGCGATGATGGAGCCCTTCGCTTCCATCGCCTCCTGGGACGGGGACGAGCTGGCCCTCTGGACGTCGAGCCAGATGGTGGCATGGGGGCGGCGCGATCTCGCGGCCACGTTGAAAATGCCGAAGGAGAAGATCCGCTTCCGGTCGCCCTATGTGGGCGGCGGTTTCGGCGGCAAGCTTTTTCTCAGGGCGGATGCGGTGATGGCGGCGCTGGGCGCAAAGGCCGCGGGCCGTCCGGTGAAGGTCACCATGCCGCGGCCACTCATCCCCAACAACACGACACACCGTCCCGCCACCCGCCAGCGCATCCGGATCGGTTGCGAGCCGAATGGCCGGATCGTCGCCATCGCCCATGAAAGCGGCTCGGGCGACCAGCCGGACGGTGGTCCCGAGGCGGCGGTGAGCCAGACGCGGCTGCTCTATGCCGGGGCCAACCGTCTGACGGCGCTGCGGCTGGCCATCCTCGACCTGCCGGAGGGCAATTCGATGCGCGCACCGGGCGAGGCGCCGGGCATGATGGCCCTCGAAATCGCCGTCGACGAGATGGCCGAGAAGCTCGGCATGGACCCGGTGGCCTTCCGCATCGCCAACGACACACAGGTGGACCCCGAGAAGCCGGAGCGGCCTTTCTCGCAGCGGCAGCTCGTCCGCTGTCTCGAGGACGGCGCCCGGCGCTTCGGCTGGTGGCGGCGCGTGCCGCAACCGGCCTCGGTGCGCGAGGGGCGATGGCTCGTGGGAATGGGCGTCGCCGCGGCCTTCCGCAACCACATCGCCATGAAATCGGGCGCGCGCGTGAGGCTCACCCGGGGCGGCGGCGTGGTGGTCGAGACCGACATGACCGACATCGGCACCGGCAGCTACACGATCCTCGCCCAGACGGCCGCCGAGATGATGGGCGTTCCCGTGGGGGCCGTCACCGTGCGTCTCGGCGATTCCGCCTATCCGGTCTCCGCCGGCTCGGGCGGGCAGTTCGGCGCGGCCAACGCCACCTCCGGCGTCTATGCGGCCTGCGTGAAGCTGCGGGAGGCGGTCGCGCAGGCGCTCGGCTTCAACTCGGCGGAGGCGGTGTTCGCGGGTGGCCGCGTCACCAGCGGCAACCGGTCGGCGGCGCTCGCCGAGGCGGCCGCCGGCGGTGACCTCTCGGGCGAGGATCGCATCGAATACGGCGACCTCGACGAGACCCACCAGCTCTCGACCTTCGGGGCCCATTTCGTCGAGGTCGGCGTCGATGCCTATACGGGCGTCGCCCGCGTCCGGCGCATGCTGGCGGTCTGCGCCGCCGGCCGCATCCTCAATCCCGTGTCGGCGCGCAGCCAGGTGATCGGCGCCATGACGATGGGGGTCGGCGGCGCCCTGATGGAAGAGCTGGTCGTGGACACGCGGTACGGGTTCTTCGTCAATCACGACCTCGCGGGTTACGAGGTGCCGGTCCATGCCGACATTCCCCATCAGGACGTGGTGTTCCTCGACGAGGCCGACGACAAGGCCAATCCGATGAAGGCCAAGGGCGTCGGCGAACTCGGCCTCTGCGGGGTCGGCGCCGCGGTCGCCAACGCGCTCTACAACGCCACGGGCGTGCGGGTGCGCGACTATCCGATCACCATGGACAAGTATCTCGATCGATTGCCGCCCGTCTGA
- a CDS encoding FAD binding domain-containing protein, with product MRSFTYERPTDLVSAARAVADRPGARFLAGGTNLLDLMKLEIETPTHLVDVQDLGLDAIEPTGEGGLRIGALVTNTALAADRRVRRDYAVLARAILAGASGQLRNKATTAGNLLQRTRCGYFYDTAMPCNKRRPGAGCAAIGGASRQLGVIAVSDACIATFPGDMPIALRLLDAVVETVAGSGERRAIPIAEFHRAWGETPHVETTLRPGELITAVVLPPPLGGRHAYEKVRDRASYAFALVSVAAVIQPDGTGRVAFGGVASKPWRVEEAEALLPQGAAAVTARAFAGATPTAENAFKIPLATRALASIIAQTRGDA from the coding sequence ATGAGGTCCTTCACCTACGAACGCCCCACCGACCTCGTGTCCGCCGCCCGGGCGGTGGCGGATAGGCCCGGTGCCCGCTTCCTCGCCGGGGGCACCAATCTTCTCGATCTCATGAAGCTGGAGATCGAGACCCCGACCCATCTCGTCGACGTCCAGGATCTCGGCCTTGATGCGATCGAGCCGACGGGCGAGGGGGGCCTTCGCATCGGTGCGCTGGTCACCAACACGGCGCTCGCCGCCGACCGGCGCGTTCGGCGCGATTACGCCGTCCTCGCCCGCGCCATCCTGGCCGGTGCCTCCGGCCAGCTCCGCAACAAGGCGACCACGGCGGGCAACCTCCTGCAGCGGACGCGCTGCGGCTATTTCTACGACACGGCCATGCCCTGCAACAAACGCCGGCCGGGCGCCGGCTGTGCCGCCATCGGCGGCGCCTCGCGCCAGCTCGGGGTCATCGCGGTCTCGGACGCATGCATTGCGACATTTCCCGGCGACATGCCCATCGCCCTGCGGCTCCTCGACGCCGTGGTCGAGACCGTCGCCGGGTCGGGAGAGCGCCGCGCCATCCCCATCGCCGAATTCCACCGCGCCTGGGGCGAGACGCCGCATGTGGAAACGACGCTGCGACCGGGCGAGCTCATCACCGCCGTCGTCCTGCCGCCGCCTCTCGGTGGCCGCCATGCCTATGAAAAAGTCCGCGACCGCGCGTCCTATGCCTTCGCCCTCGTTTCGGTCGCGGCGGTGATCCAGCCGGACGGCACGGGCCGGGTCGCGTTCGGCGGCGTCGCGTCGAAACCCTGGCGGGTCGAAGAGGCCGAGGCCCTGCTGCCGCAAGGCGCCGCAGCGGTGACGGCGCGCGCCTTCGCCGGAGCGACGCCCACCGCGGAGAACGCCTTCAAGATCCCGCTCGCGACCCGGGCACTGGCTTCCATCATCGCGCAGACCAGGGGTGACGCATGA
- the paoA gene encoding aldehyde dehydrogenase iron-sulfur subunit PaoA — translation MSVPARATCRCDLRNLPRLHTFIAGPSRLSPAALDVQLSTRRGGDDVASTTMPVRFMVNGSPVELSLDPRTTLLDALREHLHLTGTKKGCDHGQCGACTVIVNGARINACLSLALQHEGDIVTTIEGLGTPEALHPMQAAFVAHDAYQCGYCTPGQICSAVAVLDEIASDIPSHVQSDLSRAAEATPDELRERMSGNICRCGAYSNLAEAMAAVAGGGR, via the coding sequence ATGTCCGTGCCGGCCCGCGCGACATGCCGGTGCGATCTTCGCAACCTTCCGCGGCTTCACACGTTCATCGCTGGTCCTTCGCGCCTCTCACCGGCGGCGCTCGATGTCCAACTCTCGACCCGCCGAGGAGGCGACGACGTGGCTTCAACGACGATGCCTGTGCGGTTCATGGTGAACGGCTCACCGGTCGAGCTGAGCCTCGATCCTCGCACGACCCTGCTGGACGCCCTGCGCGAGCACTTGCACCTCACCGGCACCAAGAAGGGCTGCGACCACGGCCAGTGCGGCGCCTGCACGGTCATCGTCAATGGTGCTCGCATCAATGCCTGCCTCAGCCTGGCCCTCCAGCACGAGGGCGACATCGTCACCACCATCGAGGGGTTGGGCACGCCGGAGGCCCTCCACCCCATGCAGGCCGCCTTCGTGGCGCATGACGCCTACCAGTGCGGCTATTGTACGCCGGGGCAGATCTGCTCGGCCGTTGCCGTTCTCGACGAGATCGCCTCGGACATCCCCAGCCACGTTCAATCGGACCTGTCGCGCGCGGCCGAGGCGACGCCGGATGAGCTGCGGGAGCGGATGAGCGGCAACATCTGCCGGTGCGGCGCCTATTCCAACCTCGCCGAGGCCATGGCCGCGGTGGCCGGGGGCGGGCGATGA
- a CDS encoding OsmC family protein: MAEMSVTFRSIPGTQAAIGVAGTHTVVVDRPPGKAGGLGLGFNGGQLLAMAIGGCFCNDLHYVAAEMGIEIASVDVEVTAVFDGEPLLVSAVTVDVKVTPADPGADVAGLVARARATSTVSNSIARGVPVAFHGGD; this comes from the coding sequence ATGGCTGAGATGTCGGTGACGTTTCGCAGCATTCCCGGGACGCAAGCCGCCATCGGCGTTGCGGGCACCCATACGGTCGTCGTCGATCGCCCCCCGGGCAAGGCCGGCGGGCTCGGGCTCGGCTTCAACGGCGGGCAACTGCTCGCCATGGCCATCGGCGGTTGCTTCTGCAACGATCTGCACTATGTCGCCGCGGAGATGGGGATCGAGATCGCCTCGGTGGACGTGGAGGTGACGGCCGTTTTCGACGGGGAACCGCTGCTGGTGTCTGCGGTGACGGTCGATGTGAAGGTCACTCCGGCGGATCCCGGCGCGGATGTCGCCGGTCTGGTGGCGCGGGCGCGGGCGACATCGACCGTCAGCAACTCGATCGCCCGGGGCGTACCGGTCGCGTTCCACGGCGGGGATTGA
- a CDS encoding xanthine dehydrogenase family protein molybdopterin-binding subunit, with the protein MLKQIGTPRSRIDGVDKVTGRAAYAADRRPDGQLYAFAVRSPVAAGTITAIDIGEALAVPGVVAVYTHENAAELLDWRPSPEVMAMSGEALGRTALAAVEPLPPPPYWPLGGPEIVFAGQWIAVVAAASLEAARQATLLIRPQVRQAGSSVHPVPASDVFLEPGFFFAAEMQVRRGDWPEHPGAALAETFRTPMHLHHPMEPSATVAVWGGDTVTVHDSTQGAMAARDYIAASLEVPPDTVRVDAAYVGGGFGGKNQMWPHQALAAHIARHLGRPVRLQLTRADMAVASGHRSETEQAIELASDGEGRLQGLRHVSYVPTSMRGHFFEPCGLNTLLLYDTPALEVTHHVARKAIASPTPFRAPGETPGSFAVECALDELAFQLGINPLELRRRNFAARDPHHHRDWSSNHLLACYAQGAAAFGWPADLPEPRTMRDGDVLVGYGMATTAYPAPALPATVRLRLSGEGPLVVETSATDIGTGMRTILAQTVADQFGHPVEDITVRLGDSSLPAAPTAGRSKSTASLLPAAAKACEVLRETLSRLALDNDLPAASNRSPMAVLQAAGLAELTAEGTSTGMAETRKDRSYYSFGAHFVEVRIDERLGRLRVSRVVSALDCGKIINPTTATSQIRGGIIFGLGMALMEAAEFHPTRHRVIGDNLADYAVPVHADIPPIDVIFIDSPDPDLNQFGARGLGEIGVPGLAAAVANAAFNATGQRFRDLPITPARIVSV; encoded by the coding sequence ATGCTGAAGCAGATCGGCACGCCCCGCAGTCGCATCGACGGCGTCGACAAGGTGACGGGCCGGGCGGCCTATGCCGCCGATCGCAGGCCCGATGGCCAGCTCTATGCTTTCGCGGTGCGCAGCCCCGTCGCCGCCGGGACGATCACCGCCATCGACATCGGCGAGGCCCTGGCCGTTCCCGGCGTCGTGGCGGTCTATACCCACGAGAACGCGGCCGAACTCCTGGACTGGCGGCCAAGCCCCGAGGTCATGGCGATGAGCGGCGAGGCGCTGGGGCGCACCGCCCTGGCCGCCGTCGAACCTCTCCCACCGCCGCCTTACTGGCCCCTCGGCGGGCCGGAAATCGTCTTCGCCGGCCAGTGGATCGCCGTCGTCGCCGCCGCATCGCTCGAAGCGGCCAGGCAGGCGACGCTCCTCATCCGGCCGCAGGTGCGGCAGGCCGGGTCGTCCGTCCATCCCGTGCCCGCCAGCGACGTCTTTCTCGAACCCGGATTCTTCTTCGCCGCGGAGATGCAGGTCCGCCGCGGCGACTGGCCGGAGCATCCGGGCGCGGCTCTCGCCGAGACCTTCCGCACGCCGATGCATCTGCATCATCCGATGGAGCCCTCGGCGACGGTCGCCGTCTGGGGCGGCGACACGGTGACCGTCCACGATTCGACGCAAGGGGCGATGGCCGCGCGGGACTATATCGCTGCGTCGCTCGAGGTCCCGCCCGACACGGTGCGGGTCGATGCGGCCTATGTCGGCGGCGGTTTCGGCGGCAAGAACCAGATGTGGCCGCACCAGGCGCTCGCCGCCCATATCGCCCGCCACCTCGGCCGGCCCGTTCGCCTGCAGCTGACGCGCGCCGACATGGCGGTCGCCTCCGGCCATCGCTCCGAGACGGAGCAGGCGATCGAGCTGGCGAGCGACGGCGAGGGGCGGCTGCAGGGCCTGCGTCACGTCTCCTATGTGCCCACCTCCATGCGGGGTCATTTCTTCGAGCCCTGCGGCCTCAATACGCTGCTCCTCTACGACACGCCGGCGCTGGAGGTGACCCACCACGTCGCCCGCAAGGCCATTGCGAGCCCGACGCCCTTCCGGGCGCCGGGGGAGACGCCCGGCTCCTTCGCCGTGGAATGCGCGCTGGACGAACTCGCCTTCCAGCTCGGCATCAATCCGCTGGAGTTGCGCCGCCGCAACTTCGCGGCCCGCGATCCCCATCACCACCGCGACTGGTCATCGAACCACCTGCTCGCCTGCTACGCGCAGGGCGCCGCGGCTTTCGGCTGGCCGGCCGATCTGCCGGAACCCCGCACGATGCGCGACGGGGACGTGCTGGTCGGCTACGGCATGGCGACCACCGCCTATCCCGCGCCGGCCCTGCCGGCCACCGTCAGGCTGCGCCTGAGCGGGGAGGGCCCCCTCGTGGTCGAGACGTCGGCCACCGACATCGGCACCGGCATGCGCACCATCCTGGCGCAGACGGTGGCGGACCAGTTCGGCCATCCCGTCGAAGACATCACGGTGCGCCTCGGCGATTCCAGTCTGCCGGCGGCACCGACGGCCGGCCGTTCCAAATCCACGGCGAGCCTCCTGCCGGCGGCGGCGAAGGCCTGCGAGGTCCTGCGTGAGACACTGTCCCGCCTGGCTCTCGACAATGACCTGCCCGCCGCATCGAACCGCTCGCCGATGGCTGTGCTTCAGGCCGCCGGACTGGCCGAGTTGACGGCCGAAGGCACGTCGACGGGCATGGCCGAGACCCGCAAGGACCGTAGCTACTATTCCTTCGGCGCCCATTTCGTCGAGGTGCGCATCGACGAGCGGCTCGGGCGCCTGCGTGTCTCCCGCGTCGTCAGCGCGCTCGATTGCGGCAAGATCATCAATCCGACCACCGCGACGAGCCAGATCAGGGGCGGCATCATCTTCGGCCTCGGCATGGCGCTCATGGAGGCCGCCGAATTTCATCCGACCCGCCACCGCGTCATCGGCGACAACCTCGCCGACTATGCCGTGCCCGTGCATGCGGACATTCCCCCGATCGACGTGATCTTCATCGACAGCCCGGATCCGGACCTCAATCAGTTCGGCGCCCGAGGCCTCGGCGAGATCGGCGTGCCGGGCCTCGCCGCCGCCGTCGCCAATGCCGCCTTCAACGCGACGGGCCAGCGTTTTCGCGATCTGCCGATCACCCCGGCCAGGATCGTCTCGGTTTAG
- a CDS encoding FAD binding domain-containing protein, which yields MRPFEFHRAASMDEALALLARPDARALAGGTTLVDLMKLGVEAPGLLVDIGTLPLDGIALEAATLRIGALASNSAVARDPIVQGQCPALSEALLSGASGQIRNAASMGGNLMQRTRCAYFRSHDWPCNKRVPGSGCPAHEGANAHHAVLGTSDHCIAVSPSDVAVALLALDATVAIASPQGVRHVPIAAFYRLPGDTPAIETVVQPGELIIHLDVPATALAARSAYLKLRGRASYEFASASVAGAVRLEGGVVAEVAIALGGLGTVPWRDRRAERLLLGQALGEASIDRFCDALLAPARPTADNRYKLDLARGAVHHMLTRSLPC from the coding sequence ATGCGCCCGTTTGAGTTCCACCGCGCCGCCTCGATGGACGAAGCCCTTGCGCTGCTGGCCCGTCCCGACGCGCGCGCGCTCGCCGGCGGCACTACGCTCGTCGACCTGATGAAGCTCGGCGTGGAGGCACCGGGTCTGCTCGTCGACATCGGCACGCTGCCCCTCGACGGCATCGCGCTGGAGGCGGCGACCCTGCGCATCGGCGCCCTCGCCAGCAACAGCGCCGTGGCCCGCGATCCCATCGTGCAGGGACAGTGTCCGGCGCTCTCCGAGGCTCTGCTCTCGGGCGCCTCCGGGCAGATCCGCAACGCCGCCTCCATGGGCGGCAACCTCATGCAACGCACCCGCTGCGCCTACTTCCGCTCCCACGACTGGCCCTGCAACAAGCGCGTCCCGGGCTCCGGATGTCCGGCCCACGAGGGGGCGAACGCCCACCATGCCGTGCTGGGCACCAGTGACCACTGCATCGCGGTCAGCCCCTCCGACGTCGCCGTGGCGCTGCTCGCCCTCGACGCGACCGTCGCCATCGCGAGCCCGCAGGGCGTCCGGCACGTGCCGATCGCCGCATTCTACCGCCTTCCCGGCGACACGCCCGCCATCGAGACCGTCGTGCAGCCGGGTGAACTGATCATCCACCTCGATGTCCCGGCGACCGCGCTCGCGGCCCGCTCGGCCTATCTGAAGCTGCGCGGCCGCGCGTCCTATGAATTCGCCAGCGCCTCGGTGGCCGGCGCGGTCAGGCTGGAGGGCGGCGTGGTGGCGGAGGTGGCGATCGCCCTCGGCGGGCTCGGCACGGTGCCCTGGCGCGACCGCCGGGCGGAGAGGCTGCTCCTCGGCCAGGCTCTGGGAGAGGCGTCCATCGACCGCTTCTGCGACGCGCTCCTCGCGCCCGCACGCCCGACGGCGGACAATCGCTACAAGCTCGATCTGGCACGCGGCGCCGTCCATCACATGCTGACGCGGAGCCTGCCATGCTGA
- a CDS encoding (2Fe-2S)-binding protein: MDSASPTMTVTAVVNGRSVTVTADIRRTLLDLLREDLLLTGTKKGCDHGQCGACTVLVDGRRILSCLTLAATTEGRSILTIEGVGAPGALHPLQEAFIRHDALQCGYCTPGQIMSALELIADSTVTTREAVREQMSGNLCRCGAYHGIVEAIMDVKAELDARAHAPV, translated from the coding sequence ATGGACAGCGCCAGCCCGACGATGACCGTGACCGCCGTCGTCAACGGACGGTCCGTGACGGTCACGGCCGACATCCGCCGCACGCTCCTCGACCTGCTGCGCGAAGACCTGCTCCTCACCGGCACCAAGAAGGGATGCGACCACGGCCAGTGCGGTGCCTGCACGGTGCTCGTCGACGGCCGACGCATCCTCTCCTGTCTCACCCTGGCGGCAACGACCGAAGGCCGCTCCATCCTGACCATCGAGGGTGTCGGCGCGCCCGGCGCGCTGCATCCGCTGCAGGAGGCCTTCATCCGCCACGACGCGCTGCAGTGCGGCTACTGCACGCCGGGCCAGATCATGTCCGCGCTGGAGTTGATCGCCGATTCGACGGTGACCACGCGCGAGGCGGTCCGCGAGCAGATGAGCGGCAATCTCTGCCGCTGCGGCGCCTACCACGGCATCGTCGAGGCGATCATGGACGTGAAGGCCGAGCTGGACGCGAGGGCCCATGCGCCCGTTTGA
- a CDS encoding ABC transporter permease, with amino-acid sequence MAETFAPRRSVLVRVAANPAGAIGLTLIACIVALAVLAPVLYPDGPFEMVGMPFSPPFQEYILGTDMLGRDIAAGIAYGARISLLVGFVATLCIVILGTVVGGLAGYYGGRIDSAVMRVTEFFQTIPTFIGAIVIVAILGATLPNVIGAIAIVSWAPLARLVRAEVISVKSREFVAASVAIGLSDLRIMLVQILPNVLSTIVVAGSLMVATSILFESGLSFLGLGDPNIMTWGFMIGAGRSAIRTAWWMVTLPGLAVLLTVLAINLLGDALNEALNPRLDR; translated from the coding sequence ATGGCTGAGACCTTTGCGCCCCGCAGGAGTGTCCTCGTCCGCGTCGCCGCGAACCCAGCCGGCGCCATCGGGCTCACTCTCATCGCCTGTATCGTGGCGCTGGCGGTCCTCGCGCCCGTCCTCTACCCGGACGGCCCCTTCGAGATGGTCGGCATGCCCTTCAGTCCGCCGTTCCAGGAGTACATCCTCGGCACCGACATGCTCGGCCGCGACATCGCGGCGGGCATTGCCTACGGGGCGCGTATCTCGCTGCTCGTCGGTTTCGTCGCCACCCTCTGCATCGTCATTCTGGGCACGGTCGTGGGTGGCCTCGCCGGCTATTACGGCGGGCGGATCGATTCCGCCGTCATGCGCGTCACCGAGTTCTTCCAGACCATCCCGACCTTCATCGGCGCCATCGTCATCGTCGCCATTCTCGGCGCCACCCTGCCGAACGTGATCGGTGCCATCGCCATCGTGTCCTGGGCGCCTCTTGCGCGCCTCGTCCGGGCCGAGGTGATCAGCGTCAAGAGCCGGGAGTTCGTGGCCGCCAGCGTGGCAATCGGGCTCAGCGATCTGCGGATCATGCTGGTCCAGATCCTGCCCAACGTGCTGTCGACCATCGTCGTCGCCGGCTCGCTGATGGTGGCGACCTCGATCCTCTTCGAGTCCGGCCTGTCCTTCCTCGGTCTCGGCGATCCCAACATCATGACCTGGGGCTTCATGATCGGCGCGGGACGGTCGGCCATCCGCACGGCGTGGTGGATGGTGACCCTGCCCGGGCTCGCGGTTCTGCTGACCGTGCTGGCCATCAACCTGCTCGGCGACGCGCTGAACGAGGCCCTCAATCCGCGCCTCGACCGCTGA
- a CDS encoding ABC transporter permease, with protein sequence MWFARGRYILERLVRGLPIILAIVVVNFFLIRLAPGDAAQVIAGEAGAASEEYMAQIRRQFGLDQPLYIQFLSYMKNIVTFDLGFSFRHGREVSSLIFDRLGATAILMGAAMVISVTLGTLLGAIAAMRDRTIVSHVIVIFAVVSYATPLFWVGLMLIIVFSIQLGWFPTSGIITVGADYTGLRAVVDVLHHLVLPAVALSCFYMALYARLMRSSMLETLGQDYIRTARAKGLSDRTIMATHALRNAVLPVLTMAGVQVSGMLGGSVIVESVFGWPGLGLLAFESLFARDINLLLGIFFLSSILVVVTNAVVDVIYTIIDPRIALNTGRTHG encoded by the coding sequence ATGTGGTTCGCCCGTGGCAGATATATTCTCGAGCGGCTGGTTCGAGGTCTGCCGATCATCCTCGCCATCGTCGTGGTGAACTTCTTCCTCATCCGGCTCGCGCCGGGTGACGCCGCGCAGGTGATCGCCGGGGAGGCGGGCGCCGCGAGCGAGGAATACATGGCGCAGATCCGCCGCCAGTTCGGCCTGGATCAGCCGCTCTATATCCAGTTCCTCAGCTACATGAAGAACATCGTCACCTTCGACCTCGGCTTCTCGTTCCGCCATGGCCGCGAGGTTTCGTCGCTCATTTTCGACAGGCTGGGTGCCACCGCGATCCTGATGGGCGCGGCGATGGTGATCTCGGTCACGCTGGGGACGCTGCTGGGCGCCATCGCCGCCATGCGCGACCGCACCATCGTCAGCCATGTCATCGTGATCTTCGCGGTCGTGTCCTATGCCACGCCGCTGTTCTGGGTCGGCCTGATGCTGATCATCGTCTTCTCCATCCAGCTCGGCTGGTTCCCCACGAGCGGCATCATCACGGTGGGCGCCGACTATACGGGCCTGCGCGCCGTGGTCGACGTGCTGCACCATCTCGTCCTGCCGGCCGTCGCACTCTCGTGTTTCTACATGGCGCTGTATGCCCGCCTGATGCGCTCGTCGATGCTCGAGACGCTGGGGCAGGACTACATCCGCACGGCCAGGGCGAAGGGGTTGAGCGATCGCACGATCATGGCGACCCATGCCCTCCGCAATGCCGTGCTGCCGGTTCTCACCATGGCCGGCGTCCAGGTCTCCGGCATGCTCGGCGGCTCCGTGATCGTGGAATCGGTCTTCGGTTGGCCGGGCCTCGGCCTGCTGGCCTTCGAATCCCTGTTCGCCCGCGACATCAACCTGCTGCTCGGGATCTTCTTTCTCTCCTCGATCCTGGTGGTCGTGACCAACGCCGTGGTCGACGTGATCTACACGATCATCGACCCGCGGATCGCGCTGAACACGGGGCGGACCCATGGCTGA